The Parolsenella catena region CCGAGTTCGGTGAGGCCATACTCGACGCGGGGAGGATTCTCGCCATAGTCATGGCGAAAGACCAGCCCGTCATCCTCCATCTGCCGCAGGCTGTCGGTGAGCACCTTCTGAGAGATTCCCTCGAGGTCGCGGCGTAACTCGTTGAAACGCCAGGGGCGTATGCGCAGGTTACGGATAATGAGCAACTTCCACTTGCCGCCGATGAGCGCCACCGCCGTCGCGACCGGACACTCCGGAAGCTCCTCTTTCGCCTTCACGGGAGACCCACTTTCCTCGATCGTGCCGGTTTCAAAAAAAGATACGCAGTTACAAATATGTGCGTACTCGTATTTGCATGTGTCTTTGCGTTGAATGTATCCCACGCAGGAGATGCCTGCAAGGTAAATCAGCCTCAGGAGAGGAGCCATTATGGCCAATTACGCAAAGACCAACATCGGCAATGAGGGCCGTGTCGAGCTGCACGAGGTACTCGGGCTTACCGGGGCTGAGGTGAGCGTCAACAAGCTTCCCGCCGGCGCTGGCGTTCCGTTCGTGCATGCGCACAAGGATAACGAGGAGATCTACGGCGTGCTCGAGGGCGCCGGCTCGGCCACGATCGACGGCGAGGACATCGAGCTTGCCGCCGGCGACTGGTTGCGCGTCTCCCCCGCCGCGCACCGCCAGTTCCGCGCCGCGTCCGACTCGGGCATCACGTACGTCTGCATCCAGGTCAAGCAGGGGTCCCTCGACGCCTTTACGGCCGACGACGCCATCATGCTCTAATTCGCGATCAGTGCGCGAGGGGCCAACGAAGCTACGCGTTGGCTTCTCGCGCAAATCTCATGCTCGCTACCGCCTCTACCCCAGCCTCGAGCAGCAATGGGCCTACTACGCGCGATACATCGACTTCATGCCGCGCGAGCCGACCTCCCGACCCCATCTCGACCGTGGGCGTGCGACGACACGTTTCTGCAGGGCGCAGCGCGGCGCGAGGGTCTTGGGCGGTACGAGCGCTTCGTGCGCGAGGGCGGCGACGGCCACGTGCTGCTGCTGGAGCTCGGCGCGGGCGAGATGACCCCCGGCATCATCATGCTCCCGTTCTGGAGCATGATGGCGAAGCTGCCGGATGCGCACCTTTTGAACATCAACATCTCGGACGGCTCGGCCCCACTGCAGCTCGGGAGCAAGGCGGAGGCGATCCGGGCCGACTTGGGTCGGCTCGTCGCGACGCGTGAGTTCGCGATCTGGGACGTTGGTGCAATTAGAAGATGAGCCCTTCCTTTTCGGAAAGTCGCCCGTTAGAAGCCGCAGATCTTATTCGGGTAGTTTTCCCAGGGAATATAACCCAAACGGGACCTCTTTACGGCAGAGCCTATCTTACAGAGCAACGGACTACTTCGCACGGCGGCACACGATCCTCGCTATGCTTTGCGCTTTTTACTGCTCGCTATTCGCAATCGCCTGGTCGATAAG contains the following coding sequences:
- a CDS encoding winged helix-turn-helix transcriptional regulator, translating into MKAKEELPECPVATAVALIGGKWKLLIIRNLRIRPWRFNELRRDLEGISQKVLTDSLRQMEDDGLVFRHDYGENPPRVEYGLTELGRQMIPVMDSLADFGAYYKTIAS
- a CDS encoding cupin domain-containing protein; protein product: MANYAKTNIGNEGRVELHEVLGLTGAEVSVNKLPAGAGVPFVHAHKDNEEIYGVLEGAGSATIDGEDIELAAGDWLRVSPAAHRQFRAASDSGITYVCIQVKQGSLDAFTADDAIML